ttttctgttttgcaaCCGAACAGCAGGATGCTGAGGAATTATAAAATGATGCTTGAAGAAAGGAGATTAATTAagtcttggggaaaaaatagtaTTTAAGCATTTAAACTAAATTAAAGACTAACAACTTCACTGAGTGGAAAAATAACAAGCACCAGGAGAACAGTGGTTTGATTTTGATTAACAGGAACAGCATTACTCAGCCAGTAGGTGAATATTTTGAAAGTATTTTAGGAGTCTTAGATTAATAAGCATTAATGTAAGTCTGAATTTGTAAACCAACAacttatatataaaaatatcaaaagcaaacatttaaaGGATGGTGCTTTGTCAGATGTAATGCAGCAATGCTAAACCAATACATTTATTCCTAGATATAGCATCCCAGAAATGcatgttgaaaaaaaaagtcttaccTGAATAATAGGAAGAACCCATAAATTTCAAGAATCATTCCTATTAAAGGCCAGCCAATGAGAACTATGAGCACACCACCCAGGAAAAAGCCTGTTGctttcattttgtgtttttgAAAAAAGAATCTAAATGTTCTTTCTAAACCGATAACAAAAGACAAGCCAGCCACAAATAAAAcctggaaaagacaaaaagcaacaaagaaagaaaagagctgaTTATATTCCCAAATTAAGGATATCAACGTATATTCTACAAAATTAAGATTGCATTTCTTGCACAAGTCTTAATACCAAAAGATAGATGAGAAGGGATTTACTAgtgattttccttttgtaaaGCTAATCTTAAAGCATTTGTAGGTAGCACTCAAAAttcttctctcagctgcttAAAAAGTGAAGAGTCTGCCTTTGTAGTCTCTGACAAACACAATCATGGCACAAGAGCTGGTGACAACAGTTATACCTGTTCTGTAACATAAGTACAACTGTTATCCACAAGTAGAGCTGGAGTTTAGTACCACTGATAGCAAATGTTCCTACAAACTGAGAAGAGATGTGCTACAAAAGCACCTCTGGTCTGAACCATGGACATTTTCAACAGCTTGTACTGATCTACAAGAATGCAAatccagaaaggaaaagagctgaTGAGCATTATCAGCATGATCAGTTATCTCACTCACCCGAGGGTTCATTAGTTCCAGTATAGACTCAGCACTATAACACTAGGCCCAACCAGGCAGAACTACTTTTACAGTCCCTTAGCAACAGGACTTGTAATTGTTGCAGCTTATAAACATACATCTGGGCAACATTTGTGCTGGGAATGTGATAGTACCTCAGATTTTACTAAGGTAAAATTTAAGTTTTATTACCATTTTGTAAccaccttttctcctttctgatgcaacttttttttttaaactttctgtAAGGATACAAAACGTTTTTTCTATTATCCTTGGTAGCCACACGGCCTGTCATTGTCTCTTCCTAACCAAGTTTTCATCATTTTACctaagcaggatcacttatTTCCATCTCACcttaggaaataaaattaaaagcttcaatttattttttactcTATATTATACACATTAATACATATTAATAATGTGtatattatataaatatacacatatataaatataaatacacaTTATTAATGATTCAGAACAATGCTTCAACTAATGCACCTGAAttcaaatacacatttttatattttccttcaGTGAATCTCAGTATTTGACTCTGCTGCCACAGAATTAAACTGATCAGTTTTGACCACAGACTTTGAGGTATCAGCTAAAGAGGCTGTGAACTTCTACTGGGCTGTGTTTTTTGGCTGGCTGGTGAAGCTCAAAAAAGCAGAGACAGATTTATCATGTTCAGAGAACACCTTGTCATTGTATACTTGCTTTGGATTGGGAATTTTGTATACTAGAACTAGGATTTATTTTCTATGTTGCTTTCTGTGAAAGCTTTAATTTGCTAAaaaatgaagatattaaatatctctgctatgaaggGTGACTGGCTTTTCTAAAGCCAGATTATAAGCAATTCATGCTTCTTTCCTCataaagcacagcaaagcaacCTTTGCTGGAGTGTACAGGATACTTCACTATTCTTATCTAAATGTATACTCAAATGTGACAGTTgtctgacaagaaaaaaaactaaataaaGTCTTAGTAATAATAGCCAATCTAAAACTGGAATTTCAGCAGCGTAACAACTGTGGAACACATGGATTCTTGTCTGACCAACATAACCACAGGTCTGACCTGGAGGTATGATATTTGGATTTATGTGAGCTGTTTTAACTTTAATTAGGAAAAATGATTCATTCAAACCACTGAGCATAAGTCTTCCCCTATACCAAACTGCCACATTTGTTTCAAATCGTTAACatattgtttcatttttatttttaatatctcaTATACTGAATTATAAGCAATGCACAATCTATCTAAACAGAAGACACTTACATTTCCAATAGCCAGAAGAGCTTTGTCAAAGAAGAGTATCATTccgaagaaaaggaaaaaaactccaaagcCTGTTAGTCCCATTCCAAtctctgaaaaagaaataaatttaggCATTTAACAAAGCATGGTACCAGCAATTTCTCATGCATAaaaattgtgaaaaaaaaaaaacaaccccaaaacaacaaaccctccCCCCAAACTTAGAACCTCCAATCTACAGACatttaaaacacacagaaaccccgaaggctctgctgccattca
The nucleotide sequence above comes from Indicator indicator isolate 239-I01 chromosome 14, UM_Iind_1.1, whole genome shotgun sequence. Encoded proteins:
- the GOLT1B gene encoding vesicle transport protein GOT1B translates to MISLSDTQKIGMGLTGFGVFFLFFGMILFFDKALLAIGNVLFVAGLSFVIGLERTFRFFFQKHKMKATGFFLGGVLIVLIGWPLIGMILEIYGFFLLFRGFFPVVVGFIRRVPVLGYLLNLPGISSLVDKVGESNNMV